Genomic DNA from Brienomyrus brachyistius isolate T26 chromosome 22, BBRACH_0.4, whole genome shotgun sequence:
GACGTTGAGCATGTGTCTGGTTGCTGGTGGTGACTTTGTGGGATTGCTTGCGTCCACAGTCTCGTCCCATTTTTCTTTTGTCTGTTTTGTTCTCTGCCACTGCAGACGCTCACAGTTTACTGAGAGACGCTGTCAGGCAGCAGTTTTTACAGGCGTATCCTttttcctctttctctctccatcTGCAGCAAGACGGATCGACCACCGTCActcagcctgttccccagtgCGGACGGGATGGTACgtggggggcaggtgggggcgAGGATGGCGCCTGGGCCTGATGTCTGGCTTGCCAGCCAGCTCAGCCAACCTCGCTACAAGGTTTGCTAGAAGAGCCCCTCCCCCATAGAGTGGGGGTCTTTCCCATACGCTCACCCCCAGCATGCCTGCTTGTGTCAGCGAGCTAAGCCCCCTGTCCCTGTCCATAACAAGCATTGAACCCCCTGTCCATGTGAGCGAGACCAAATGGGCTAAATGACGCTAAATTTATTCAATTTACTCAGATCTTTTTGATATAGAGTTTACATGTATTTGTTTTAACAGTAATTAAAACACAATTTTAGCACAATAATATTGTTCAGCGCCTTGTGGCTGCTGTCTGTGCATGgcacttcataaataaggttCTTAATCCtaaatattattctataattcataatttattcaaaaaataaatgaacactGCAAACCTCTGTTGGATAAACTGTTCTGAGAGATGTATGAGTGGAAAATCATTATGTTAAAGTGCTTTTCTTTCTCTGGAATGCAGTGTGTAATATCAGGGATGAGATATTCAGAATTATCAAGAAATGACACAAGCAAACTGAAGGGGTCTGTGGTGTATTTTAGTgtcatattttatatatgtattttgatTTAGTTAAGTGTCAATCCTTTACAATTCTATATATTTTTAGAATGAATCACCATAGATCGGTATGATTCATATTGCTAAAATATATGAGATGGATATGGCTAATACATCACAGACACCTGTAATGGACATCGCTAAAACAGCACAGATAGGTGATAGACATCGATAAAACGGCACTGATATGTGTGATGAACATAGCTAAAGCATGATAGATATGTGTGATAGATCACTAAAGTGGCACAGATATGTACGAATGGCAAAAACGGCAGACGTAATTATCATGGATATCGCTAACACAGCACAGATATGAATTATGGATATCGCTAAAACAGCACCAATTTGTATGATGGATATCGCTAAAATAGCATAGATGTATATGATGGATATCACAAAAACAGCACAGATGTATGATGGATATCACCACAACAGTACAGATATGTGTTATGGATATCACTAAAATAGCATAGATTTGTATGATGTATATCGCTGCAACACTATACTTCTCAGTAAGTTTCCGACAGATATTTTAATGGATCAGTGCGAGTCAGATTAGACACCTAGATGCTCTGCTGTGGTAAACAAGGTTTCACGCTATATACATTATATTCATATGAATCCACTCTGATCTTGGATCAAAACGTGAGCATTAGACTGTCAGCCTGTGCAGTTTCTCCTTGTTTTATTTGCTAGAGATAAACAGCTGTCTCTGCTGATGTTCCTCTCCACTGATCATATGCTTGCACTGGAAGCTCACATATATTGGGACCCCCCCTCTAAGCGATGTATATCGCCACAATTGTGCTGTTTTAGCGATATCCATCATACATATTTATGCTGTTTTAGCGATATCAATCATACATATCTGTGCTGTTTTAGCGATATCCATCATACGTATCTGTGCTGTTTTAGCGATATCCCCTCTTAGTGTTGGCACTTTAAGTCAGCAGGCCTTGGTCTGGGGTGCAGCGCTTGCTGACCTTACCTACTTTTACTGCATGCAATAAATACATGCAAATTTATCCTTAATGATGAAGCCTTGCCAATTCAGCACACAAGCAGCTAACCACTGTGTCCCAGCAAGTGCGGAGAGGccctgtgctgtggtgtgtgtaTCCATACCTGTGGTCAGCGTCTCCTATGTCCTGCCGTGTGTGGAGGGGTCGTGTGCTGTGATCCCTGCGTATCCCCGGTCAGCGTGTTTCGTATCCTCGCAGGAGGACGAGTCAGAGTCAGGACAGTCCTCAGCCGTAGCCACACCCAGCACCGGTGGCTCCAACACCCCCACCTCGTCGGTGCCATCGGCCGCGGTCACACCGCTCAATGAGGGCCTTCAGCACATGTCCCAGTTCAACAGAGACCGGAGCAAGAAGAGCAAACGCCTCAGCAGGAACATGGAGGTGCAGGTGTCTCAGGAGACGAGGAACGTCAGCATTGGTGGGTGTTGGCCTCCATGTAGCCGTGGTGAGCAAGCGCCTTCTGGACCGTGCCATGACGCGTGCCGCTTCCTGCAGGGATGGGCAGTAGTGATGAATGGTCCGAATTCCAAGAGATCATCGACTCCACGCCAGAGATAGACATGTGCATGGACCCACGCATGTACGGTGGGGGGAGCAGGTGCGTCGCTGGTTCTGGGGTTCAGGACTTAAAAGGAAATATTCTCACTGCGTTATGCTGTCATGGGTACCTCTAACCTCAGCAATCTTCTCGTATGCAGCCCTTCGCAGGGGATCGTCAATGAGGCTTTCGGCATTAACACAGACTCGCTATACCATGAGATCAAGAATGCCAAGTCTGACATCATCGGGGATGTGGATGAAGGGGCGGAGCTTCTGGGTGAGTGGAAACAAACTTAGATCTAAAGGGACATCTGAGCAGGACGAGGAGAGTCGTGGCAGCTTTGCATTGCTGCTGTAGCTGCTCCAGCCTCTGCTCTGCTTTGCTGCTCTTGCTGCTCCATGCCCTGCAGCTATGGCTCAGTGCCTCTGTCTGCATGAAGCCCTCAAGGAGCCCCCACACCCCTCTCCCCCAGACCCCTGGGAAATCATGCATCTACCATTGACATGCGTTTCTGAGCAGTTTCAGCCTGTGGGAGGTGTGTTCCCCCTCCTGATtgatcctctctctctctgcttcctcCCTCTGTCATATGTGGCTGGCTTTCCGGGATGCATCCATAGGGGAGTTCTCAGGTGTGTATCTGGCCACAGGATTGGTTGGTATTCCTTCGCTCACATAGCTGTATCTGTGTCACGTGACTCCCTATGGCCATAGGATTGGTTGATATTTCTTCACTCATTTAGCCGTTTCTGTGTCATGTGATCCCCTCTGGTCTCAGAATCAGTTAATAGTCCTTCACTCACTCAGCTGTATCTGTGTCACGTGATCCCCTCTGGCCACAGGATTGGTTGGAATTCCTTCACTCACATAGCTGTATCTGTGACCAATGCCCCGCTCAACATTTTGCAGTTCTAATGGTTCCAAAAGCTACCGCATGCTGGCACATGTTAGGACACATCCCTGTAActggtttaaataaaaatgtaaggaGTTACAATGAAACTTTAAGCCACTTGACCAAGACCATTGTATAAACCTTGTTTATGTTGTTACACCCTGATTGGCGGTGAATTTGGGAGCTTTACAGTGAGAGTTAGGTGCTGCGCCTCCATTCGCCTTCTCCCTAGACGTCCTAATCATCATGTTCCTCCTCTTGGTGCTGACTGGCTTCtctttctcctgtttctcttGGACTCTTGCCGTGCACTCCCCTGCTTCCTtacctccctcctgctccccctGCGGAATTGCTTGCTCAGTGCGTGATGATTTCTTCGGTAAGGCCTTTTCTTGGCTGCTGTCTGTCCATCTTTAgcacacctccatccatccagccctgctgccttgcccccccccccccccccccccccccgcttcctTCTTATCTTTGTTTGGAGTGATGGATCAGCCTTTGGCTATGTTGACACTCATCATTGCTCCTTCCACTGCAGTTTTGATTTGCTCATTCTGTATAGATGTAATGGTGAAAACTCTTTGTTGGCTGGAAATAAAGGAAAAGGAAGGCTGGTCCAGGAAGGATAGGTGTGTGTCTGGGGCGTGGTGTGAGTCTGGGGGTGCGTGTCCAGGGCGTGGTGTGAGTCTGGGGGTGCGTGTCCAGGGCGTGGTGTGAGCCTGGGGGTGCGTGTCCAGGGCGTGATGTGAGTCTGGGGGTGCGTGTCCAGGGCGTGGTGTGAGTCTGGGGGTGCGTGTCCAGGGCGTGGTGTGAGTCTGGGGGTGCGTGTCCAGGGCGTGGTGTGAGTCTGGGGGTGCGTGTCCAGGGCGTGGTGTGAGTCTGGGGGTGCGTGTCCAGGGCGTGGTGTGAGTCTGGGGGTGCGTGTCCGGGGCGTGGTGTGAGTCTGGGGGTGCGTGTCCGGGGCGTGGTGTGAGTCTGGGGGTGCGTGTCCAGGGCGTGGTGTGAGTCTGGGGGTGTGTGTCCGGGGCGGGAGCCTGGGAGTGTGACAGAATGTGTGACACAGGCTGAGTCAGCAGGACTTCTGCCAGAGTAACACAAGCTGCTCCTCACCTGCAGGCATGGGCAAGGAGGTGGAGAACCTCCTGACTGAGAACAAACAGCTCCTGGAGACCAAGTAAGTACTGAGACAAAAGCGTCGGCTTTGTGGGAAAGAGAGGCTGCTTTCTGGGTCAGTCTTTCCCCAAGCAGCACTGATCCCTCCGCAGGAATGCCCTAAACATCGTGAAGAACGACCTCATTGCAAAAGTGGACGAGTTGTCGAGTGAGCGTGAGGTCCTGAAGGAAGAGCTGGAAACAGTGAAGCAGTCGAAGAACAAGGTGGACACCAGGGTCAaagagctggaggaggagctgCGGAGGTACAGGCACACAAATATACGTGATGTCCACTTTTGATGTTTGGAGTGAAGTATGTAAACACTGACAAACTGTATTTTACTGTCCACATGCTAGACTGAAGGCTGAAGCCCTGGGGACCATACAAGACGCCAAAGAGGAAGGACCTGACGATGTGAGTTGGAGCACTTGGAGTGTCCAGTACTGCATTTACGTTCATCATTCTGTTTGTTCACTGACACTCGCTCTGGTTACGTCAATCACTTCCAATGCAGTTCTGCAAATGCATGTAGCCTCTGACCCTTGACCCCGTGACCCTTGACCCTGTGCCCCTGGCAGTACGCATCCCCACTCCAGGACGACGTTCCCCTGACGCAGCGCCGCCGATTCACACGCATGGAGATGGCCCGTGTGCTGATGGAGCGCAATCAGTACAAGGAGCGACTGATGGAGCTGCAGGAGGCGGTGCGGTGGACGGAGATGATTCGGTGAGGAGTACAGCGGTGCCCGTGGCCCCGACATCACTGGCGCAGTGCGGCAGTGTACGTCATAGATCTAGCACACGCAAAGGGGCTGCTAGCTTCACGTTTCTTATGTCTTCCCAGAGCTTCAAGAGAGAGTCCACCAATCCAGGAGAAGAAGAAGTCCACCATATGGCAGTTGTAAGGCCCCCGCAGCCTGACCCCTCTGTCTTATTTCGGAGCTTCACGATGACTGACTTGCGCtcatgtctctctctccttcagcTTCGCTCGACTCTTCAGTGCATCGTCCAGCCCCCCTCCTGTTAAGCGGCCGTACACCAGCGTGAACATCCACTACAAGTCTCCATCGCCAGCGTGTTTATCCCAACACCGCGCACTCAACACCAACCGTACCCTCGAGCTGTTCACAGAGGAGTAAGTGGCACCCCACCACTCACCACTCACCACTCACTGATTTAATCAGCTGCTAATGCGGGTGTCTGTTTACTCAGATCAGTTGTATTGCATTTGGATCAGCTGGATTACATTGTATTGTATATGATTGGCTGTATTGCATGTGGATCGGACTGACTGTACTGTTTGTGGATTGGTTGCTTTGCATGAGGATTGGCTGCATTGTGTGTGGATTGGCTACACTGCCAATGGCTTGTCCGTTTTGCTTGTGGACAGGCTGTACTGCATGTGGATCGGTTGTATTGCACGTGGATTGGCCATATTACATGCGGGTCAGCTGTACTGCATGTGGATTGGCTGTATTGCGTGTGGTTGGGTTGTACCACATGTGGATGGGCTGTACTGCGTGCGGATAGGCTGTACTGCATGTGGATCAGTTGTATTGTGTATGGGTCAGCTGTATTGCTTGTAGATCGACTGTATTGCATGTGAATGGGCTGTACTGCGCGTGAATCGGCTGGTGGTTGTAACACGACTGCGTCTGTCTCCAGCGATTGCATACTGTCTGCCCGACGGGAACAGAGACGGGAGCAGTACCGCCATGTCCGAGAGCACGTGCGCGAAGATGGGATCAGACACACCTGTGGCTGGAGCGTCCCGTCCCGCTTCAAACAGGTACCTCCACGCGGTAcatccatgccaccccctgttgATTCTTGTTAGCTTTACACCAGGATGCAGTGGCACATAGTGTTTAACTGATAAAACATAACATGACCAGCATTTTACCTGTGCTGTCTTACCTGGAATAATTAGAGGACTAATTTCCTATTTAGACCATGAAACATGTAGATATGTGTTTCATAGGACAGTGCTTATATGCTGTTAAAATCATCCTTTCATCCATTTCCAAATGCATATCATGCTCATGGTCATAAGTGTTCTGGACATAAAATggtccaaatgcatgaaatttaTAACAGTTTAATTTATCAGAAGAAGTGTTTTActgtgatcttttttttttctcaaattgTCTAAGGATTCATTGCTTACGAGTAGCACGGAGCTGTGAATTTTACTGATAGGCATCATGTGGGTTTTCAGTAACTCAGTAAACAGCTGTGCTTGTAAGGAGTCCTCAGTCTGGAACAATCTTAATGCCAGACTATTTGTATGAAAGGTGAGGTGTGGGAAGTGGTGGTTGGGCTGAGTAAAGTCGGTAATGCTTAGCCTGAGGGTACTTAGTGTCATGGCCGGCACTTCTGTGAGAGGCAGTTTTCTGTTAAGACTATCCTAGTGTAACGGCAGTGTATGAGAACTGCTGTCTCTGCTCCGTTTTGACCCCTGCTGACCATGTAGGTCATTGTTGGTGTGTTTGGTCCACGTGTGCCCATCATGTTAACCTCTGTAGGCCGCTGTTGGCGTGTTTGGCTTGTGTTTGGCTTGTATTTGCCTATAATGTTAACTTCCGTCAGTCTCTGGTATGTTTGGTCAATTTTTGCTTATCATGTTAACCTCTGTAGGTCTCTGTTGACCTCTTTGCCCATAAGCACCTGTGTTTCCTTCCCTCTAATATTAATCTCCCGCAGACTGGGCCTCTGCTGGAGCTCTCACAGGATGGGAAAAAACACCAGGCAAGTGAGGCGGGTGGAATTGCAGCATGCACTGGTGGACCTcccacctccccaccccctGTACCCACACACTCCTCAGACCCCACAATACAAATGCTTGTATTGTTACCGGGTCCAAATCCTCTTACCTCCCCTGTCTATTAAACGAGACATGTACTGTTGCTTTAAACGTGGCCCTGACCTCTGTGTCAGCCCTTCTAGCGTATGAGTATCTGAACTCTGTCTCACATTATCTGGTCTGTTCGCATCTTGGAATCCCTTGAAAAGCTGGAATATTCAAATTGCTTTTCAGAACTAAATTCCTACGGCGTCAGCTTGGTGTGTGATGACACAATGCTAACCTCTGTCCCTGCTTTCCCTGGGTTATTGAAACATGTGGGTGTGATCTGTGTGTTTGACTCTGTCTGCCCTTCAGGTCAGCCCGAATGACAAAGAGGACAATCGCATGAAGAATGTCCCTGTTCCTGTGTActgtcgccccctggtggagagAGATCCCAACAGGAAGGTAAACACTCTCCAGAGCTGAGTCCCATGGCTGTGACCTCACAATTTTGCTTTCTCCCAAGGGTACAGCGAGATTGGAAGTCTTTGTGGCATGGCTGTAAGACATTTGAGTTCCTTTGTCACATCTTGGATTGTTAGCTGTGGTGTGCAGCTGGGGTGGACCTCGCTGGCTGGAAGATTGCTGCACAGGAAGTTCTACCCATCAATGGTTCGGACCCTCTGACCGTGAAGGCTGATGGTGAAGAGAGCAAGAGTGACCACAGCTCCCCTGAGAAGAAGAAGGTACTGGAACCCCATCGTGAAAAACCAGCATTTGTTGGCTCATTCTCAGCTATGATTGTGTATGCatccgtgtatgtgtgtgtgtgcgtgtgacccTCCCTGCCTGACTTTCTACATCCCAAGGAACTGCATGAGATCGACGCCATGAGCAGCCGAGTCTGGATCCTCACCAGCACCCACTCGGCCAGCAAGGTCGTGATTATTGACGCCAATCAGCCCGGTTCGCTGGTGGACCAGTTTAATGTGTGCAATGCCCATGTGCTGTGCATCTCCAGTGTGCCCGGTGAGCGCTTCCAGAATAACATGTCTGACGGACACATCGGCGCGCGTAAACATTCACACCCCTAACTACCAGTGACCTCCTCCCCCAGCGGCCAGCGAGAGCGACTATCCCGCGGGGGAGATCTTCCTggaggctggggaggggggtgacatGCAGGATGCAGGGGCTGTGGAGGGTGTCTTGGCCGGGATTACACTGGTGGGCTGTGCTGCCaactgcaatgtggaccagagcaGCTGCTCCTCACGCACCGACACCCCCGTGGTGGACCGGAACCAGGGTATGAGCTGTTACACCTACATATTGTCACACATATGCCTTGTCACACCTATGCACTGTCCCACTTACGCACTGTCATATCTACATGTCATATAAATTCACTATTACATAGATGCACTGTCACACCTACGTTCTGTCACACAAATGCGCAGTTACACATATGCATGGTCACAGGCCCATCCGCCACAATGTTACACATGCACTACTGACCACAGGTGTGTGTTTAGGCCCATCCGCCAACACTGTCACACATACGTCACTGAGCACCGGTGTGTGTTTAGGCCCATCCGCCAACACTGTCACACGTATGTCACTGAGCACCGGTGTGTGTTCAGGCCCATCCGCCAACACTGTCACACGTATGTCACTGAGCACCGGTGGGTGTTCAGGCCCATCCGGCAACACTGCCACACATATGTCACTGAGCACCGGTGTGTGTTCAGGCCCATCCGCCGACATTGTCACACATACGTCACTGAGCACCGGTGTGTGTTCAGGCCCATCCGCCGACACTGTCACACATACGTCACTGAGCACCGGTGTGTGTTCAGGCCCATCCGCCGACACTGTCACACATACGTCACTGAGCACCGGTGTGTGTTCAGGCCCATCCGCCGACACTGTCACACATACGTCACTGAGCACCGGTGTGTGTTCAGGCCCATCCGCCGACACTGTCACACGTACGTCACTGAGCACCGGTGTGTGTTCAGGCCCATCCGCCGACACTGTCACACGTACGTCACTGAGCACCGGTGTGTGTTCAGGCCCATCCGCCGACACTGTCACACATACGTCACTGAGCACCGGTGTGTGTTCAGGCCCATCCGCCAACACTGTCACATGTATGTCACTGAGCACCGGTGGGTGTTCAGGCCCATCCGGCAACACTGCCACACATACGTCACTGAGCACCGGTGTGTGTTCAGGCCCATCCGCCAACACTGTCACACATATGTCACTGAGCACCGGTGTGTGTTCAGGCCCATCCGCCACGCTGAATCCGTCTCAGTCAGCTGAGGAGGCCACGGAAGCCACGGAGGTCCCTGAGGCTGCAGCCAGTGTGGCAGCAGAGGGATCGGCCCCCCCTGGGCCCTTTATGGAGCACGTCTTCACTGACCCCCTGCCCAGCACGGCCGGCCCCCAGCTGGGAAGGTGGGTCCTCAGTTCCATGCCCACAGAGCATACAGTACAGTGTGACCATGTTGAGGTGACCTCCCATCGGCTGTGTCCCGACTCCCAGCAGGGCTGCTGGACCCCCCGTGGAGGACAGTTCATCCACAGGCCAAGTCCCTCCCGAGGACGGGGATGACGCCGCAGGGGCTAATAGCACAGCGCCCACCATGTGGCTGGGAGCTCAGAACGGCTGGTTTGTATCAACACCCTCCTGTATTCATGTTCTGCCACCTCGCTCGGTTCTGTCCTTGTCCTCTCGGGTCTATTGCTTGGGCTAAGTGTCTGTGATGTACCACGTCTGTTTCTTCAGGCTCTATGTGCACTCAGCAGTGTCCAGCTGGAAGAGATGCCTTCACTCCATAAAGCTGAAAGACTCCGTTCTCAGTATAGTGTAAGTCTATCTTAATCAGATGTGTTCCGATCTGTTCTGGGTGTAAAAGACAGTGCTGGTTCTCACagtgctaaccctaaccctgaccctaatcctaaccataaGCACTGCTGATCTTGTGCTGCAGCCATGTGAagggcagggtgctggtggCCCTGGCAGATGGGACTCTGGCTATTTTCCATAGAGCTAAAGGTAAGAGACCAAGTGCACAGTGAGCCAAAGTGTCCCTGCACACGAGTACGGTGGGCTGTAGGGTCCCTGCACACCAGCACGGTGGGCCGTAGGGTCCCTACACAACAGCACAGTGGGCCGTAGGATCCTTACACAACAGCACGGTGGGCTGTAGGATCCCTGCACACCAGCACGGTGGGCTGTAGGGTCCCTACACAACAGCACGGTGGGCTGTAGGGTCCCTACACAACAGCACGGTGGGCTGTAGGGTCCCTGCACATCAGCACGGTGGGCCGTAGGGTCCCTGCACATCAGCACGGTGGGCCGTAAGGTCCCTACACAACAGACCTGTGGGCCGTAGGGTCCCTACATAACAACAAATAGCTTGAAATTCATTTGCTTGTTactgcacaaagtaaaaaaaaaatggcggtCTGTTTCTGTGTATACATGTATCtctctttgtgtgtctgtcactgtgtgtgtgcctgtgtgtgtctatgtgtgtagaTGGCCAGTGGGACCTGAGCAACTACCATCTGATGGACCTGGGCCGGCCGCAT
This window encodes:
- the LOC125718114 gene encoding C-Jun-amino-terminal kinase-interacting protein 3-like isoform X5 — protein: MMEIHQLDEMVYQDDYGSVSVMSERVSGLANSIYREFERLIRTYDEEVVKELMPLVVNVLENLDAVLTENQEHEVELELLKEDNEQLITQYEREKALRKQAEEKFIEFEDALEAEKKDLQRQVEGLELQGKQLELKAKNYADQISRLEERETDMKKEYNALHQRHTEMIQTYVEHIERSKMQQAGGNIQSESPVRTQHHAWRKSKTDRPPSLSLFPSADGMVRGGQVGARMAPGPDVWLASQLSQPRYKEDESESGQSSAVATPSTGGSNTPTSSVPSAAVTPLNEGLQHMSQFNRDRSKKSKRLSRNMEVQVSQETRNVSIGMGSSDEWSEFQEIIDSTPEIDMCMDPRMYGGGSSPSQGIVNEAFGINTDSLYHEIKNAKSDIIGDVDEGAELLGEFSVRDDFFGMGKEVENLLTENKQLLETKNALNIVKNDLIAKVDELSSEREVLKEELETVKQSKNKVDTRVKELEEELRRLKAEALGTIQDAKEEGPDDYASPLQDDVPLTQRRRFTRMEMARVLMERNQYKERLMELQEAVRWTEMIRASRESPPIQEKKKSTIWQFFARLFSASSSPPPVKRPYTSVNIHYKSPSPACLSQHRALNTNRTLELFTEDDCILSARREQRREQYRHVREHVREDGIRHTCGWSVPSRFKQTGPLLELSQDGKKHQVSPNDKEDNRMKNVPVPVYCRPLVERDPNRKLWCAAGVDLAGWKIAAQEVLPINGSDPLTVKADGEESKSDHSSPEKKKELHEIDAMSSRVWILTSTHSASKVVIIDANQPGSLVDQFNVCNAHVLCISSVPAASESDYPAGEIFLEAGEGGDMQDAGAVEGVLAGITLVGCAANCNVDQSSCSSRTDTPVVDRNQGPSATLNPSQSAEEATEATEVPEAAASVAAEGSAPPGPFMEHVFTDPLPSTAGPQLGSRAAGPPVEDSSSTGQVPPEDGDDAAGANSTAPTMWLGAQNGWLYVHSAVSSWKRCLHSIKLKDSVLSIVHVKGRVLVALADGTLAIFHRAKDGQWDLSNYHLMDLGRPHHSIRCMAVVHDRVWCGYKNKIHVIQPKTMQIEKSFEAHPRRESQVRQLAWIGDGVWVSIRLDSTLRLYHALTHQHLQDVDIEPYVSKMLGTGKLGFSFVRITALLIGGNRLWVGTGNGVIISIPLTETNKVSPTSSGGIIHVYADDGSDKNSGSFIPYCSMAQAQLCFHGHRDAVKFFVSVPGNVLATLNGSVLDSPSENPSSTAAPEAEAQSVNNVLVLSGGEGYIDFRIGDGEDEETEEGSARVPQIKPGLSKAERSHIIVWQVSYVPE
- the LOC125718114 gene encoding C-Jun-amino-terminal kinase-interacting protein 3-like isoform X6 encodes the protein MMEIHQLDEMVYQDDYGSVSVMSERVSGLANSIYREFERLIRTYDEEVVKELMPLVVNVLENLDAVLTENQEHEVELELLKEDNEQLITQYEREKALRKQAEEKFIEFEDALEAEKKDLQRQVEGLELQGKQLELKAKNYADQISRLEERETDMKKEYNALHQRHTEMIQTYVEHIERSKMQQAGGNIQSESPVRTQHHAWRKSKTDRPPSLSLFPSADGMEDESESGQSSAVATPSTGGSNTPTSSVPSAAVTPLNEGLQHMSQFNRDRSKKSKRLSRNMEVQVSQETRNVSIGMGSSDEWSEFQEIIDSTPEIDMCMDPRMYGGGSSPSQGIVNEAFGINTDSLYHEIKNAKSDIIGDVDEGAELLGEFSVRDDFFGMGKEVENLLTENKQLLETKNALNIVKNDLIAKVDELSSEREVLKEELETVKQSKNKVDTRVKELEEELRRLKAEALGTIQDAKEEGPDDYASPLQDDVPLTQRRRFTRMEMARVLMERNQYKERLMELQEAVRWTEMIRASRESPPIQEKKKSTIWQFFARLFSASSSPPPVKRPYTSVNIHYKSPSPACLSQHRALNTNRTLELFTEDDCILSARREQRREQYRHVREHVREDGIRHTCGWSVPSRFKQTGPLLELSQDGKKHQVSPNDKEDNRMKNVPVPVYCRPLVERDPNRKLWCAAGVDLAGWKIAAQEVLPINGSDPLTVKADGEESKSDHSSPEKKKELHEIDAMSSRVWILTSTHSASKVVIIDANQPGSLVDQFNVCNAHVLCISSVPAASESDYPAGEIFLEAGEGGDMQDAGAVEGVLAGITLVGCAANCNVDQSSCSSRTDTPVVDRNQGPSATLNPSQSAEEATEATEVPEAAASVAAEGSAPPGPFMEHVFTDPLPSTAGPQLGSRAAGPPVEDSSSTGQVPPEDGDDAAGANSTAPTMWLGAQNGWLYVHSAVSSWKRCLHSIKLKDSVLSIVHVKGRVLVALADGTLAIFHRAKDGQWDLSNYHLMDLGRPHHSIRCMAVVHDRVWCGYKNKIHVIQPKTMQIEKSFEAHPRRESQVRQLAWIGDGVWVSIRLDSTLRLYHALTHQHLQDVDIEPYVSKMLGTGKLGFSFVRITALLIGGNRLWVGTGNGVIISIPLTETVVLHRGQLLGLRANKVSPTSSGGIIHVYADDGSDKNSGSFIPYCSMAQAQLCFHGHRDAVKFFVSVPGNVLATLNGSVLDSPSENPSSTAAPEAEAQSVNNVLVLSGGEGYIDFRIGDGEDEETEEGSARVPQIKPGLSKAERSHIIVWQVSYVPE
- the LOC125718114 gene encoding C-Jun-amino-terminal kinase-interacting protein 3-like isoform X3; amino-acid sequence: MMEIHQLDEMVYQDDYGSVSVMSERVSGLANSIYREFERLIRTYDEEVVKELMPLVVNVLENLDAVLTENQEHEVELELLKEDNEQLITQYEREKALRKQAEEKFIEFEDALEAEKKDLQRQVEGLELQGKQLELKAKNYADQISRLEERETDMKKEYNALHQRHTEMIQTYVEHIERSKMQQAGGNIQSESPVRTKTDRPPSLSLFPSADGMVRGGQVGARMAPGPDVWLASQLSQPRYKEDESESGQSSAVATPSTGGSNTPTSSVPSAAVTPLNEGLQHMSQFNRDRSKKSKRLSRNMEVQVSQETRNVSIGMGSSDEWSEFQEIIDSTPEIDMCMDPRMYGGGSSPSQGIVNEAFGINTDSLYHEIKNAKSDIIGDVDEGAELLGEFSVRDDFFGMGKEVENLLTENKQLLETKNALNIVKNDLIAKVDELSSEREVLKEELETVKQSKNKVDTRVKELEEELRRLKAEALGTIQDAKEEGPDDYASPLQDDVPLTQRRRFTRMEMARVLMERNQYKERLMELQEAVRWTEMIRASRESPPIQEKKKSTIWQFFARLFSASSSPPPVKRPYTSVNIHYKSPSPACLSQHRALNTNRTLELFTEDDCILSARREQRREQYRHVREHVREDGIRHTCGWSVPSRFKQTGPLLELSQDGKKHQVSPNDKEDNRMKNVPVPVYCRPLVERDPNRKLWCAAGVDLAGWKIAAQEVLPINGSDPLTVKADGEESKSDHSSPEKKKELHEIDAMSSRVWILTSTHSASKVVIIDANQPGSLVDQFNVCNAHVLCISSVPAASESDYPAGEIFLEAGEGGDMQDAGAVEGVLAGITLVGCAANCNVDQSSCSSRTDTPVVDRNQGPSATLNPSQSAEEATEATEVPEAAASVAAEGSAPPGPFMEHVFTDPLPSTAGPQLGSRAAGPPVEDSSSTGQVPPEDGDDAAGANSTAPTMWLGAQNGWLYVHSAVSSWKRCLHSIKLKDSVLSIVHVKGRVLVALADGTLAIFHRAKDGQWDLSNYHLMDLGRPHHSIRCMAVVHDRVWCGYKNKIHVIQPKTMQIEKSFEAHPRRESQVRQLAWIGDGVWVSIRLDSTLRLYHALTHQHLQDVDIEPYVSKMLGTGKLGFSFVRITALLIGGNRLWVGTGNGVIISIPLTETVVLHRGQLLGLRANKVSPTSSGGIIHVYADDGSDKNSGSFIPYCSMAQAQLCFHGHRDAVKFFVSVPGNVLATLNGSVLDSPSENPSSTAAPEAEAQSVNNVLVLSGGEGYIDFRIGDGEDEETEEGSARVPQIKPGLSKAERSHIIVWQVSYVPE